The Bacteroidales bacterium genomic interval GATCTCCTTTTTCCGCTGACTGAAGGTGAAGTTAGCCAGTCCCAGTAATCCTAAACCGGCAATGAAAATGGCCAGTAAAGAAAACCAGAGTATGGCTTCCCCGGAATTGCGGACTCCTGCATAAGCGCCTTTAATGGGATCCCCATTACTTTCAGATAGTCTTCATCCACATCAAGCACGTGGATCATGATGGGCTCTTTTAATCCTTCAGGCACGTATCCGTTCCAGTAACTGGAGATCCAGGGAGAGGACAAAACCGAACTGGCGGTACTTTCTGTTAAAACAACCTGGTAAGGCTCTGCAAGTGCTGCTCCGGGATTTCCCCGAAGCAATGAAAAAGAGAAAACCTCAAACAGGGCAGAATCGGAATAGGTGATATTATCTAACTGGTAATCATGATCCCGTCTTTTTCTTCCCTGACGATAACACGGTAGATCTGGTCCTTGTTTTCGTGAAAACGGTCGTAGCTCAGTTCATTGAAGACATATTCGAGGATCAGCAGGGTAGTTGCCATGCCGATAGCGAGGCCAAGGATATTTAAAATGGTGGATGACTTGTTCCTCCAGAAGTTCCGCAGTCCTGTAATAAAGAAATGTCTGAGCATGGTAAATGTTAAACAGGCAGCTCAGGTGGGGTAGCCAAATCTTTCGGAACCGTTCCGGTCAGAGATTTCAGGAAGGTTACGATTTCCTGGACTTCCTGGTCGGCAAGGCCTTTATTCAATTGGGCCTTTGCAAT includes:
- a CDS encoding ABC transporter permease gives rise to the protein MLRHFFITGLRNFWRNKSSTILNILGLAIGMATTLLILEYVFNELSYDRFHENKDQIYRVIVREEKDGIMITS